Genomic DNA from Paenibacillus borealis:
CATATGCTGCGGCTGCGGGATTTGGCAGTTGAATTAGGGATAGATACCCCTATCTATACATGTACAGGCTGGGGCGGTGCAACGACTCCGGTACCGGATATGCTTCCGCTATGGGGCGGTTATGCCTACTGGCCATGGATTTACTATGAGACGGACCGCTACGACGGCATTAAGGAGCATCCGGCAACACCGGAGTATATTTTCCGTGATAAACATAATAATGATGTTCCGGGGAGCTATAATTTCGAGCCTTTCTACCAGCCGGAAGATTATCCGTATGCCTGCTGTGAAATGGGCGGAGGGATGGTCCAGTTCTATAAATACCGGTTCGAGTTTCCTTATAAAAGTGTTCCGGCCATGTCTGTCATGAAGACAGCCGAAGGCTGCAATATGCTCGGGTACTATATGTACCATGGCGGAAGCAATCCGAAAGGCAAAGTAAATCCCTTTACGAATGATCTCGCGACGCCGAAAATTTCATACGATTTCAATGCGATGATCGGCGAGTTCGGACAGGTACGGGAATCCTATAAACGGACGAAGCTGCAACACTATCTGTTCACGGAGTTTCAGAGCCAGTTCGCCCTGACCAAGACGATTCTGCCGGGAGACACCTCCGGCCAAGATCCGTATGATGTAAGTGAATTACATTATGCCGTGCGGTCGCATAACGGCTCCGGCTTCCTGTTCCTGAACAATTTCCAGGATCATGTGGAGAATCACGATTTGCAGGATATGAACGTCAGCATTGAGCTTCCCGGTGAGACGCTAACCATCCCGGCTGAAGGAGCATTGACGCTGGGCAGGGAGAGCTTTGCGATTCTGCCGTATAACTTCGATCTGGCCGGAATTACGCTGAAATATGCAACCGCGCAGCTGATCACGAAGCTGGATGTGAAAGATATCGTGTATTACTTCTTCTTCGTGCCGGAAGGCATGAGAGGGAGTTACGCGCTGCAGACGGATGATGTGGCGGGTATTGAGACCGAAGGCGGTCATAGTAAGCAGCATGATGATATGACAATCATTGAAGTAGGTGAGCAGACTTCGAGCACCGTGCGGCTTGTATCCGCAGCAGGCAAGAAAGTCGTGATCTATACCATGACGGATAAGCAGAGCCTTGAGTTCTGGAAAACCGAAGTTCGCGGCAAGCAGCGTGTGCTGTTCACGGACGCGAATCTGCTGGTATCCGGGGAGGACATCAAGCTGGAATCGACAAATCTGGAGGAAGTCACGCTAAGCGTGTTCCCTGATTTTGAAGCGGGTTTAGGTTCGGTATCGGGCGGAGAGCTGGAGGCTACTTCAGACGACGGTTTATTTAAGACCTACAAGCTGCGTGCACCTAAGCAAGAGATCGCTTTTACATGGACGAAGGTCAAGAATGAACGGGCGGTTCTGGAATTCGCAACCGGATCACTCGATGGTGTGAAAGAAGCCCTGCTGCAAATTGATTATTCGGGTGATATCGGCTACGCCTTCATTGACGGGGATCTGATTAACGATAACTTCTGCAACAACTCGACCTGGGAAATCGGACTCAAGCGGTTTGAAGAGCGGCTGTACGACAAGGGGATGTACCTCTATGTGTCGCCGATCCGTAAAGGGACTGTCGTGAACAGCAATACGACGATGGCCGGTTGGAACGAGACCGCTGCCGAGCTGATTGCCGAGATTGCGTCGGTCCGGGCTGTGCCTGTATATGAGATTGTGATCAGATAACATAAGGGAGGGAGTGACAACAATGGATTCTGTATTTGAACATTTGCCGCGCAAACTAACCATTACGATGTGGGATTTCTCCTGGTATACGATGACCTTGCCCGGCGAGCCATATCACGATTTGGCCGCACGCTTCGAGGAGGCGGTGGATAGAGGGTACAATACGGTCCGTATCTGTGCGATGCCGTTCTTATTGTTCACGGCGGAGGGCAAACGGCCGGGTACGCTGCATTTCGGCAGCCTCGGAGAGGTCGGGCAGCGGACGCGCTGGTATAACTGCCGCGGCGGCGCCGTGCTGGACGGGCATGCCCATCTGCTGGAGCTCTTCCGGCAGGCGAAGGCACACGGCATCTATATCATGCTGTCTTCGTGGGAATATCAGCAGAGCCCGAGCTTCCTTGCTTTTCCTGCGCTGCGCGACGAACTGGCCGCCATCGCCCCCAAGGAACGGTTCATGGCGATCGCCAGATCCATGCATCAGCTCGTCCGGTATGTTAAAGCTGAAGGCTACGGCAGTCAGATCGTCTATGCCGAGCTGCATAACGAGGTGGAATTCGGACAGCTTACCGCTGTAGGCGTGGAACAGGGAATCAGTGAAACGGATACACCTAAGCTGGTTGAAGCGATGCAGCCTTATATAGAAGAGGCGATGGATTACCTGCGGGCGCAGCATCCCGATATTCTGATGACAGCCAGCTATACGCTGAACGAAGCCTATCCGAAGGCTTATGTGGCCCGCAATATGCAGGTAGCGCACTATCATCTCTATATCAAGGGTGTATTGAATGAACTCATGGATGCCGCCGGGTTAAATGATGAGCAAATTCCGTTTCCGAATGCCTTTGTCCAGTCTTTATTGAGGGACGATGCGCCTCCGTTCGAGGCTTGGACACTACCGGCAGGGCAGGAATGGCGGATGGAGGGCAACCCGGTCGGGATGAAGCTCATCTATCTGCATGATTGGGCCGACCCGGACCAGTGGGATCTCTATTTATATGACCGCTACGGTGCCCATAAGCTGGCGATGCTGCAAAAGGCCGATATGCGGCTCGAAGAAGCTCATGAGTGGGCCGCGCATTCCGGCATACCGGTCGTTATCGGAGAAGGTTATGTAGGTTATACCCCGCTGCATGCAGGTTTTGAAGAGGGCCCAGTCGGCAAATTCATTGCCGAGTATGCGCTGCGCAAAGGAATGGCACTGGGCTTCTGGGGAATGACGCTGTGCTCTAACTGTGCACCGCATCATCCGTTCTGGAACGATATCGCCTGGCAGCAGAAGTGGAACCGGTTTATTCTGGAGGCGGAATAATAGTTCATAAATAAAGAACCAGCAGCCCAAGGCTGCTGGTTTGCTTATTTTACAAATACTCGCACTTAAACTCCGTGAACTCCGCCGATGAACCTTCTCCGCAAGCGTACAGTCCGATCAGCACACCCGTGAACCCTCCGGCCACCTCGGAAGAGAGGTATCTGGTTTGGGCTGTGCCGAGGGGGATTTCCCCGTGTTCACTACCAATGAAGAAGCTGTAGCGTTCATTATTAGATTTGATCAACAGCGTAGCCTGATTGTCACTGCCCAGGTCCACTTCATGCTGGATGGATTTGATATCCCCGATATTGAGGCGCTCAACTACCCTGTACCCGGCCCCGTCCTTACGGATCGCCAGATCATAATGATGATTCTCATCCATATACAGCGTGATGCCGGCTTCTCCGCCTGTGAGCGTTACGTTGCAGGAAATCACTGCGGCGAAATCCCGTTGGCGCAAACCGATAAAGGTCGGAGATGCGGGAGCATCCAGCGTTACTTCGGTGCCTTTTAGCGTAAGCTTGTCCGGTTCCGGCAGATAATTCTCTGTGGCCGGATGGCGGAGGTAAGCCCAGTCCAGATTCCAGTCCGTGTTCGCAAAAGTATAGCTCTTCTTCTCCTGCTGAATTACCGTATCCGGGATGCGGTCCGTCTCGAAGCTCAGGAGGACTGTCCCGTTATGCCCTGCTGTAAACCAGCCGTCTTCGCCGAAGGTTACCGGAGTCAGGAACACTTCGCGGCCCAGGTGATGATAGGTAAGCCAGCGTCCGGTTTGCCGGAAGCCGAGATGCAAGAGCCACCAGTTCCCCAGATCATCCTGGATCAGGTCGCTATGGCCAACCCCCTGCAGCTCGTAACCGCCCAGATTACGGTTGGTCAGGACAGGATTCTTCGCATAGGCCTCGAACGGGCCGGAAGCAGAAGTCCCCCGGGCATAAGTCGCCATATGTCCATATTCGGTACCGCCTTCAGCGGCGAGCAGGTAGTAGTACCCGTTGATTTTATAGAGATGAGGGCTTTCCAGATAACGTCCGCCCGTTCCCTGCCAGATAGACCGGCTCGGCGACAGCTTGCGGCCTGTCTCAATGTCGATCTCACACTGAATCACACCCGGGGTGTTATTATCGTCAAACCCGTTGCTCATGAACAAAGTCTTGCCGTCTTCAAAATACAAATCCGGATCGATTCCGCCCTGATCAACATAGACCGGTTCAGACCATTCGCCGTAAATATCGTCGGTCCAGACATAGAAGTTCTGGTGGGTAGTATCATTGGTAGTCACCATGTAGAAACGGCCGTTATTGTACCGGATGGTAGGGGCGAACACGCCGCCGGAGCTGCTCACCGTGCCCAACTGAATCTGGCTCCCGCGGGTCAGGCAATGGCCGATTTGCTTCCAGTTAAGCAGGTCCGTGCTCTCCAAGATGGGCACTCCAGGGAAATACTGAAAGGAGCTGCAGACCATATAATAGATGCCGTCCACTTTACATACACTGGGGTCAGGATAAAAGCCTTTGATCACCGGGTTATTGTATTTCATAATCCACCTCTTCTATAAATTCATATATATATAAATTCAATATGATCAGTACTAAGAAAATTAAACACCAACTTGTCATTCATAGCAATAGATTAGGCTTGTGTGAGGAGAATAAATCAGTTAAATTAATAGATATATGAATTCAAGGATCAGGAGATCATCATTATGATAAAAGCGGACGGGAAACCGGAGTTCATGCCTTTATATGAGGCGCTGGCCAGTGAAGTCAGGTGGAGAATTATGAGCCTCATTGCCGAGAATGAAATGAATGTGAAGGATATCGCGGATAAGCTGGAGCTCAGCCCGTCCATCGTCACCATGCACATCCGGAAGCTCGAAGCCGCCGGGCTGACCGGGAGCCGCCGGGTCCGGCTGAACGGGGGGACGCATAAGCTGTGCTTCCTCAAAGCCACAAGCATTGATATCCAGCTGCCGGCTGCCCGCCGGGATGCGAAGATGCTGGAGCAGAGTATATCTGTGGGTCATTATACGGCGTTTGAAGTCCATCCTACCTGCGGGCTGGGTACACATGAGATGGAGATCGGGGTGTGGGATGATCCGCGTTATTTTCTGGATCCGGAGCGGGTTAACGCCGCTATTCTATGGTTTGGCCGGGGATATGTGGAGTATAAAATGCCCAACTATCTGGCTGCCGGCCAGACTGCGGACTTCATTGAAATTTCAATGGAGCTGGCTTCGGAGGCGCCCGGCCTGGGAGACGATTGGCCTTCGGATATCGGCTTCACGTTTAACGGAGTGTTCCTTGGAACCTGGACGAGTCCGGCGGATTTCGGAAGAGCGGCACGCGGCAGATACACGCCGGAATGGTGGCACCGGAATGTGAATCAGTACGGCCTGCTCAAGACGATCCGCATCGACGCTTCTGGCACATTTATAGATGGGGTGCAGATGTCGGAGGTGACCATCCG
This window encodes:
- a CDS encoding cellulase-like family protein encodes the protein MDSVFEHLPRKLTITMWDFSWYTMTLPGEPYHDLAARFEEAVDRGYNTVRICAMPFLLFTAEGKRPGTLHFGSLGEVGQRTRWYNCRGGAVLDGHAHLLELFRQAKAHGIYIMLSSWEYQQSPSFLAFPALRDELAAIAPKERFMAIARSMHQLVRYVKAEGYGSQIVYAELHNEVEFGQLTAVGVEQGISETDTPKLVEAMQPYIEEAMDYLRAQHPDILMTASYTLNEAYPKAYVARNMQVAHYHLYIKGVLNELMDAAGLNDEQIPFPNAFVQSLLRDDAPPFEAWTLPAGQEWRMEGNPVGMKLIYLHDWADPDQWDLYLYDRYGAHKLAMLQKADMRLEEAHEWAAHSGIPVVIGEGYVGYTPLHAGFEEGPVGKFIAEYALRKGMALGFWGMTLCSNCAPHHPFWNDIAWQQKWNRFILEAE
- a CDS encoding glycoside hydrolase family 43 protein, translating into MKYNNPVIKGFYPDPSVCKVDGIYYMVCSSFQYFPGVPILESTDLLNWKQIGHCLTRGSQIQLGTVSSSGGVFAPTIRYNNGRFYMVTTNDTTHQNFYVWTDDIYGEWSEPVYVDQGGIDPDLYFEDGKTLFMSNGFDDNNTPGVIQCEIDIETGRKLSPSRSIWQGTGGRYLESPHLYKINGYYYLLAAEGGTEYGHMATYARGTSASGPFEAYAKNPVLTNRNLGGYELQGVGHSDLIQDDLGNWWLLHLGFRQTGRWLTYHHLGREVFLTPVTFGEDGWFTAGHNGTVLLSFETDRIPDTVIQQEKKSYTFANTDWNLDWAYLRHPATENYLPEPDKLTLKGTEVTLDAPASPTFIGLRQRDFAAVISCNVTLTGGEAGITLYMDENHHYDLAIRKDGAGYRVVERLNIGDIKSIQHEVDLGSDNQATLLIKSNNERYSFFIGSEHGEIPLGTAQTRYLSSEVAGGFTGVLIGLYACGEGSSAEFTEFKCEYL
- a CDS encoding ArsR/SmtB family transcription factor, with the translated sequence MIKADGKPEFMPLYEALASEVRWRIMSLIAENEMNVKDIADKLELSPSIVTMHIRKLEAAGLTGSRRVRLNGGTHKLCFLKATSIDIQLPAARRDAKMLEQSISVGHYTAFEVHPTCGLGTHEMEIGVWDDPRYFLDPERVNAAILWFGRGYVEYKMPNYLAAGQTADFIEISMELASEAPGLGDDWPSDIGFTFNGVFLGTWTSPADFGRAARGRYTPEWWHRNVNQYGLLKTIRIDASGTFIDGVQMSEVTIRDLKLEEPFWTLRFAVDEQAEHVGGLTLYGAGFGNHDQDIVVRVYLQ
- a CDS encoding beta-galactosidase yields the protein MKNYPIKVSDDKKNIFAGHIKLGGVNPSGERISFTNYYMEKNGEPFFGVCGEFHFSRYDERYWEDEIIKMKMGGVNIITTYIFWNLHEEVEGVFEWEGNKDLRRFIQLCDQHDLYVMIRIGPFCHGEMRNGGMPDWLFGRPFEVRSNDEGYMTYVRRLYTEIGLQVQGLLYKDGGPIIGTQIENEHNHSSAQWGLTTGINNMWLNGGSGGNEHMLRLRDLAVELGIDTPIYTCTGWGGATTPVPDMLPLWGGYAYWPWIYYETDRYDGIKEHPATPEYIFRDKHNNDVPGSYNFEPFYQPEDYPYACCEMGGGMVQFYKYRFEFPYKSVPAMSVMKTAEGCNMLGYYMYHGGSNPKGKVNPFTNDLATPKISYDFNAMIGEFGQVRESYKRTKLQHYLFTEFQSQFALTKTILPGDTSGQDPYDVSELHYAVRSHNGSGFLFLNNFQDHVENHDLQDMNVSIELPGETLTIPAEGALTLGRESFAILPYNFDLAGITLKYATAQLITKLDVKDIVYYFFFVPEGMRGSYALQTDDVAGIETEGGHSKQHDDMTIIEVGEQTSSTVRLVSAAGKKVVIYTMTDKQSLEFWKTEVRGKQRVLFTDANLLVSGEDIKLESTNLEEVTLSVFPDFEAGLGSVSGGELEATSDDGLFKTYKLRAPKQEIAFTWTKVKNERAVLEFATGSLDGVKEALLQIDYSGDIGYAFIDGDLINDNFCNNSTWEIGLKRFEERLYDKGMYLYVSPIRKGTVVNSNTTMAGWNETAAELIAEIASVRAVPVYEIVIR